The following are encoded in a window of Fretibacter rubidus genomic DNA:
- a CDS encoding TonB-dependent receptor, whose protein sequence is MRRTNFKSSHMALSASIMALSLAVATPASAQFLTGKVTDSTGQTGFQGAVVTIDGTNRSTTTDRFGNYRINNLLPGTYDVTVSYIGASNVNETVTVPAQGADLNIVLGNQVDFIDNVIVVGTRAAQASAINQQRAADSIKTIIDSDGLGNFPDTTVADSLQRAVGLSVETDQGEGRYVSIRGINTDLISSSINGVRTPSPEDRRGVLLDGVPSDLLDGIEIQKSLTPDVDADSLGGVINLKTISAFDRKGQFVRGKIEGQYNEITDKISPKATLTYSNTFNDIFGMALSVNYQNLNIESHNNETGEWALDDDSGLFFVADDYEQRWYDLTRERLGLVANFDFRISDNTDLYVRTLFNQYTDDEVRNKFEFREFDEEIIAISPTSVSIRRGEVDAEARKREEVRNIETYSIGGKTELDKWNFDYQAAYAYAQEDDSNNHDVAFRSTPEQRDSDIGSITLDYSDPQQPVISGPALDFLLDPSNYELDAFEQEFTTNEDTELSAQFNVSRDSLLGDTQVVWKAGMKYRDREKVRDQNLVFYERDDVNMADFIRSDSEITNWRLVNRMFEWPDANLTEALRGTFTTDELQEDDSFLESTLGDFEINEKIFAAYGMGTFNVGDATIVAGVRLEQTNVDLMGNFVEEGSTDVTLRNVSDDYTDILPSLNVKYDFTDKVIGRAAYYAAVVRPSFGDMAPNAFLNEDRDEIELGNPNLEAYGADNFDLGLEFYPTSLSVISVGLFYKDIANAIFPARFDVADVPDTVDLSFLPAATLAGLDEITTSINVGKSELYGVEFNYVQNLGDLSEALDGFLFSGNLTLTDSESTLPDGRVVPFLKQSNAVGNIAIGYDKGPWDLRVSANFRGDYLDGLEDEDLDRITDDRLLIEASAKYKFNDNIQVYVEGKNLTDAPEYYYFGDTSRLSQYDEFGRSVVIGARLTY, encoded by the coding sequence ATGCGGCGAACGAATTTCAAATCATCTCATATGGCTTTATCAGCCTCTATCATGGCTTTATCATTGGCGGTGGCGACGCCTGCTTCGGCGCAATTTCTGACGGGTAAGGTCACTGATTCTACGGGACAAACAGGGTTTCAAGGCGCCGTTGTGACGATTGACGGCACCAACCGGTCCACAACGACGGACCGTTTTGGCAATTACCGTATCAATAACCTGCTCCCCGGAACCTATGACGTGACCGTCAGCTATATTGGGGCCAGCAATGTTAATGAGACCGTGACAGTGCCCGCCCAGGGGGCCGATCTAAATATCGTGCTGGGTAATCAAGTCGACTTTATTGACAATGTGATTGTTGTCGGCACACGCGCCGCACAGGCAAGCGCGATTAACCAACAACGCGCCGCAGACTCTATCAAAACCATTATCGATTCTGATGGTCTAGGCAATTTCCCTGACACAACCGTCGCTGATTCGTTACAGCGCGCCGTTGGTCTTTCTGTTGAAACTGACCAAGGCGAGGGACGTTATGTCTCTATTCGGGGTATCAATACTGATTTAATTTCGTCTTCGATAAACGGTGTACGCACCCCATCACCCGAAGACCGCCGCGGTGTCTTGCTTGATGGTGTACCGTCTGATTTGCTTGACGGTATTGAAATTCAAAAATCCCTTACGCCTGATGTCGATGCCGATAGCTTGGGCGGTGTCATTAATCTGAAAACGATTTCTGCCTTTGACCGCAAAGGTCAATTCGTCCGCGGTAAAATCGAAGGTCAGTATAATGAGATTACAGACAAAATTTCGCCCAAAGCAACGCTAACCTATTCCAATACCTTTAATGACATCTTCGGCATGGCCCTGTCAGTTAATTATCAAAACTTGAATATTGAAAGCCATAATAATGAGACCGGCGAATGGGCGCTTGATGATGATAGCGGACTTTTCTTTGTTGCCGATGATTATGAACAACGCTGGTATGATTTAACACGCGAGCGCCTTGGTTTGGTTGCCAATTTTGATTTTCGGATTAGCGATAATACAGACCTTTATGTTCGCACGCTGTTTAACCAATATACTGATGATGAGGTGCGCAATAAATTTGAGTTCCGCGAATTTGACGAAGAGATTATCGCTATCTCCCCGACCAGTGTTTCAATCCGTCGCGGCGAAGTCGATGCAGAGGCGCGTAAGCGTGAAGAGGTTCGCAATATCGAAACTTACTCCATCGGTGGTAAAACAGAATTGGATAAGTGGAACTTTGATTATCAAGCTGCATATGCTTATGCGCAAGAAGACGATAGCAACAATCATGATGTGGCCTTCCGCTCTACGCCAGAGCAGCGCGACTCTGATATTGGCTCTATCACGCTAGATTATTCTGATCCGCAGCAACCGGTAATCTCTGGCCCCGCGCTCGACTTTTTGCTCGACCCGTCAAATTATGAACTCGACGCATTCGAGCAAGAATTTACGACAAATGAGGACACAGAACTCTCCGCACAATTTAACGTCTCTCGCGATAGCCTTTTGGGAGATACGCAAGTTGTGTGGAAAGCGGGTATGAAATACCGTGACCGCGAGAAAGTGCGTGACCAGAACCTTGTCTTTTATGAGCGTGACGATGTAAACATGGCGGACTTTATTCGCTCTGATTCTGAAATTACAAATTGGCGTCTGGTTAACCGGATGTTTGAATGGCCTGATGCCAATCTGACAGAGGCCTTACGCGGCACATTTACCACTGATGAATTACAAGAAGACGATAGCTTTCTTGAATCCACATTAGGTGACTTTGAAATTAACGAGAAAATCTTCGCTGCATACGGCATGGGCACATTCAATGTCGGTGACGCCACGATTGTTGCCGGTGTTCGCTTGGAGCAAACCAATGTCGATTTGATGGGTAACTTTGTCGAAGAAGGCAGCACAGATGTCACCCTGCGTAATGTGTCTGATGACTACACAGACATCTTACCGAGTTTGAATGTCAAATATGATTTCACGGACAAGGTCATTGGCCGCGCCGCCTATTACGCCGCTGTTGTGCGTCCGTCATTTGGCGACATGGCCCCCAATGCGTTTTTGAACGAAGACCGCGACGAAATTGAATTGGGTAACCCGAACCTCGAAGCTTACGGGGCTGATAACTTTGATTTGGGTCTAGAGTTTTATCCAACAAGTCTATCGGTGATTTCAGTCGGGCTGTTTTACAAAGATATTGCCAACGCAATTTTCCCAGCCCGGTTTGACGTGGCGGATGTACCTGACACGGTCGACCTTAGCTTCCTACCAGCGGCAACACTGGCAGGACTTGATGAAATTACCACATCAATAAACGTTGGCAAAAGCGAGCTTTACGGGGTTGAATTTAATTATGTTCAAAATCTGGGTGATTTATCAGAAGCTCTGGACGGCTTTCTTTTCTCTGGCAATTTGACCCTGACGGATAGTGAATCAACCCTGCCTGATGGACGGGTCGTACCGTTCCTAAAACAGTCTAATGCTGTTGGTAACATCGCAATTGGTTATGACAAAGGACCGTGGGATCTACGCGTCTCTGCCAATTTCCGCGGCGATTACCTGGACGGACTAGAGGATGAAGACCTTGACCGTATTACCGATGACCGCCTTTTGATTGAAGCGTCAGCAAAATATAAGTTCAACGACAATATCCAAGTTTATGTCGAAGGTAAGAACCTGACCGATGCCCCAGAATATTACTACTTTGGCGACACCTCACGTTTGTCACAATATGACGAATTTGGCCGTTCTGTCGTTATCGGTGCACGCCTAACTTACTAG
- a CDS encoding ExbD/TolR family protein yields MARRSRTSVQEEDTELNMTPMLDVVFILLIFFIVTSVFVKTPGIDPFKPEANTAQDWDPGILMAVNAENEVWIDKRPYALDEVRPIITAMRDENPKAQAIIIGDKDADVGTVMTLQEMMQDMNIVTRVSTK; encoded by the coding sequence ATGGCAAGACGTAGTCGGACTTCGGTTCAAGAAGAAGATACAGAACTTAATATGACGCCCATGTTGGACGTCGTCTTTATCTTATTGATTTTCTTCATCGTGACATCTGTATTTGTAAAAACACCTGGCATTGATCCGTTCAAGCCTGAAGCCAACACGGCCCAAGATTGGGACCCAGGTATTCTGATGGCGGTGAACGCAGAAAATGAAGTATGGATTGATAAACGTCCTTACGCTCTGGACGAAGTTCGTCCCATCATTACGGCAATGCGCGACGAAAACCCAAAGGCGCAAGCCATTATCATTGGCGACAAAGACGCTGATGTTGGAACAGTCATGACCTTGCAGGAAATGATGCAAGACATGAATATTGTGACGCGCGTCTCTACTAAATAG
- a CDS encoding tetratricopeptide repeat protein: MTLAHKTVSTLKSALLGTALVLGTAATVSVMTAAPAMAQDPAAEGRQFGAKAGELVNTANELLRENQAAAAISSLNQALAIPDINSYERSIINQMLGASYYEQNQYSEAIRYFEAAISAGGLLPNELSALRVNIAQLLIANGSYAQGAQMLENYINRGGEVKPAYVEMLTQAWVQSDNYSKALPWAERWFNSASPKERKHFDLLNFLYNNLRMPGKQADIVRQMINRWPEDKTLWDAWASMLANGGREQEAFEVSKMLYLGGALNTEADLMKVVQYYSFYDMPFQAAQILERELNSGKISQSPEKLVQLSDLYRQAREYKKAIPILERAASQSGQAKLYADLGEALYNEGDCTKAEDAFNNAISRGYDAGKSYMLIGTCRYENAQKLDRAVCKGTTKAQRQGSEKNKRREAAIEAFDRVPASSREGSNAKKWISFIRAEAEAVERRCEFEASVEQELCYVKIKQAYDAQIFTGTFDLDDEACERFIEKYDSIYRVKVADSSEN; the protein is encoded by the coding sequence ATGACGTTAGCACATAAAACAGTATCAACTTTGAAAAGCGCCCTGCTAGGCACAGCCCTTGTGCTGGGCACAGCGGCCACAGTGAGTGTGATGACAGCTGCACCGGCCATGGCGCAAGACCCCGCTGCCGAAGGTCGCCAATTTGGTGCCAAGGCGGGTGAATTGGTGAATACCGCGAATGAGCTGCTACGTGAAAACCAAGCCGCGGCCGCGATCTCGTCTCTTAACCAAGCGCTCGCTATCCCTGATATTAATTCATATGAGCGCTCAATCATCAATCAGATGCTAGGCGCATCGTATTACGAGCAGAACCAATATTCCGAGGCTATTCGTTATTTCGAAGCCGCTATTTCCGCTGGCGGCTTATTACCGAATGAATTGTCCGCTCTTCGTGTGAACATCGCGCAGCTGTTAATTGCCAATGGTTCTTATGCCCAAGGCGCGCAAATGCTCGAGAATTACATAAACCGTGGTGGTGAAGTGAAGCCTGCCTATGTCGAAATGTTGACGCAGGCTTGGGTGCAATCTGATAATTACTCTAAGGCGCTTCCATGGGCTGAACGTTGGTTCAATAGTGCTAGCCCGAAAGAGCGTAAGCATTTTGATTTGCTGAACTTCCTGTATAACAATCTGCGCATGCCAGGTAAGCAGGCTGATATCGTTCGCCAGATGATTAACCGCTGGCCTGAAGATAAGACACTTTGGGATGCATGGGCCTCTATGCTCGCTAATGGTGGCCGTGAACAAGAAGCGTTTGAAGTCTCGAAAATGCTCTATCTTGGTGGCGCTCTTAATACTGAGGCCGATTTAATGAAGGTTGTGCAATATTACAGCTTTTACGACATGCCTTTCCAAGCCGCTCAAATTTTGGAGCGCGAGCTAAACTCTGGCAAGATTAGCCAAAGTCCAGAAAAATTGGTGCAGTTATCTGACCTTTATCGCCAAGCCCGCGAATATAAAAAGGCGATCCCAATTTTGGAGCGTGCTGCGTCACAATCTGGCCAAGCCAAGCTTTACGCTGATTTAGGCGAAGCACTTTATAATGAAGGCGATTGTACCAAAGCGGAAGATGCCTTTAACAACGCAATTTCTCGCGGTTATGATGCTGGTAAATCCTACATGTTGATTGGTACGTGCCGTTACGAGAATGCGCAAAAATTGGACCGTGCCGTGTGTAAGGGGACAACGAAAGCGCAACGTCAAGGGTCAGAGAAAAACAAGCGCCGTGAAGCCGCAATCGAGGCTTTTGACCGTGTCCCGGCGTCCTCCCGCGAAGGGTCAAATGCGAAAAAATGGATTTCGTTTATCCGCGCCGAAGCAGAAGCTGTGGAACGTCGTTGTGAATTTGAAGCCAGCGTCGAGCAGGAGCTTTGCTACGTGAAAATCAAGCAAGCCTATGATGCTCAAATTTTCACTGGAACCTTTGATCTCGATGACGAAGCTTGCGAACGGTTCATTGAAAAATATGATAGCATTTACCGCGTGAAAGTCGCGGACAGTTCAGAAAACTAG
- a CDS encoding energy transducer TonB: MAGLISIDFAAPEPVVAQVFDIYPVADDIKIFKSDTKLKPFKRVEIPPVTPQLDTQSTKNVSVEPVSVDPVDFDWTPPTLDRKRYIINAADTDEQPLLRQAPAMPTRASRSGHCIMAFDVNAEGAPYNIIATNCSDNVFTRASVKAVGKWRYRPKVVGGQAVSRTGMRSKISFQLTDEAGRIIPE, translated from the coding sequence ATGGCTGGCTTAATCAGTATAGATTTTGCCGCGCCAGAGCCCGTCGTCGCGCAAGTGTTTGATATTTATCCAGTGGCAGATGATATTAAAATATTTAAATCTGACACCAAATTGAAACCGTTTAAACGCGTCGAAATACCGCCCGTAACGCCGCAATTAGATACGCAATCGACCAAGAATGTGTCTGTAGAGCCTGTTAGCGTTGACCCCGTCGACTTTGACTGGACACCGCCGACCCTCGACAGGAAGCGTTATATTATTAACGCGGCGGATACTGACGAGCAACCTTTGCTCCGGCAAGCCCCTGCAATGCCAACACGTGCGAGCCGTTCGGGGCATTGCATTATGGCATTTGATGTTAATGCAGAAGGCGCGCCGTATAATATCATTGCAACCAACTGTTCAGATAACGTCTTTACTCGCGCCTCTGTAAAAGCCGTCGGCAAATGGCGTTACCGTCCAAAAGTCGTGGGTGGGCAAGCTGTGAGCCGCACGGGTATGCGCAGTAAAATCAGTTTTCAACTCACAGATGAGGCAGGGCGCATCATTCCAGAATAG
- a CDS encoding energy transducer TonB, with protein MGMIFRWIGGMVIAAFLTFALFVAMKILISGDFKPQEKSGELSFEINPTVEDIKVVKRTTKIDKVKKVITPPPPPQIERQQASQPNVAIASLEGAIPEFEPPKIDRQNFKIQVSDRDAQPLVRIPPIMPPRAEKSGHCKVRFDVSPEGQPFNVQATYCTQSLFERASTKSVQKWKYNPKIVDGRGVARTGVESKISFRLTDERGKIIPE; from the coding sequence ATGGGCATGATTTTTCGTTGGATCGGCGGTATGGTTATCGCTGCATTTTTGACATTCGCACTATTTGTTGCGATGAAAATCCTCATCTCTGGTGACTTTAAACCTCAGGAGAAATCGGGCGAGCTTAGTTTTGAGATTAATCCGACTGTGGAAGATATCAAAGTCGTGAAGCGGACCACGAAAATTGACAAAGTCAAAAAAGTTATCACGCCACCGCCACCGCCACAAATTGAGCGCCAGCAAGCGTCTCAACCCAATGTCGCGATTGCGTCGCTTGAAGGCGCTATTCCAGAGTTTGAACCACCAAAGATTGACCGTCAAAACTTTAAAATTCAGGTCTCTGACCGCGATGCTCAGCCACTCGTGCGGATTCCGCCTATCATGCCGCCCCGTGCGGAAAAGTCGGGTCATTGCAAAGTGCGCTTTGACGTGAGCCCAGAGGGACAGCCCTTCAATGTCCAAGCGACATATTGCACACAAAGCTTGTTTGAACGCGCGTCCACGAAATCTGTGCAGAAGTGGAAGTACAATCCAAAAATCGTTGATGGTCGGGGCGTGGCACGTACTGGCGTGGAAAGCAAAATTAGCTTCCGCTTGACTGACGAACGCGGGAAAATCATTCCCGAATAA
- a CDS encoding ExbD/TolR family protein, which produces MRRRRNKGQGDEAAVDMTPMLDIVFIMLIFFIVTANFLDERGVDLTQPPPPPDTDIPLEPKPAITVYVDQQNTCSVDGGQTECDRVSLAVERLLADKPGASVILRVNEFARHGVLVMLKDEFDGRGLGSKIEIVKNAS; this is translated from the coding sequence ATGAGAAGACGCCGTAACAAAGGCCAAGGTGATGAAGCCGCCGTTGATATGACACCGATGCTCGACATCGTGTTTATCATGTTGATCTTCTTTATCGTGACAGCCAACTTTTTGGACGAACGCGGGGTTGATTTGACCCAGCCGCCGCCGCCGCCGGATACAGATATTCCGCTTGAGCCTAAGCCTGCGATTACTGTCTATGTGGATCAGCAAAATACATGTTCCGTGGACGGTGGCCAAACCGAATGTGACCGCGTGTCATTGGCGGTAGAACGTTTGCTTGCTGATAAGCCAGGCGCGAGTGTTATCCTACGGGTTAACGAATTTGCCCGTCACGGTGTTCTTGTGATGCTTAAGGATGAGTTTGACGGCCGCGGACTAGGGTCCAAAATCGAGATTGTCAAAAACGCATCTTAA
- a CDS encoding PhoX family phosphatase — protein MTQIDKDDIPSSPRANDGSVTIGNLIETRLSRRMMLVGLGASALSSACATSPAKTNHLLTAAKPASTPFTFKEIERGSDGTHHVPDGYKADVLLRWGDPIFKDAPDFNPLAQNSNSQSQQFGYNNDFIGFVSMADDRGLLCVNHEYSSTRNMFPAAQRIKKDKARIKTEIASQGTSIVEINRVNNRWQVKRDSALNRRITGDTPMNISGPAAGHARMKTPADPSGRRVLGTLGNCAGGITPWGTYLTAEENIDGYFGGKLDKAHAEADNHARMGVPDGRQDWHYADDRFNVSIAPNEANRFGWIVEIDPLDPNSTPKKRTALGRFKHEGAESVLAPDGRVVVYMGDDQRGDYLYKFVSRDPYNPARPDPDLLDHGTLHVARFNESGVDWLALTHGQGPLTAENGFNSQADVMISTRLAADALGATSMDRPEDVQPHPGNGRVYVMLTNNKNRSDANDAPLRTAVNAANPRADNVFGHIIEIIEPEGDFAATRSEWEFLVKCGNPNDPAFGALWNPATSKNGWFSAPDNCAVDPRGGLWIATDGNPKSGAVDGLWALETEGLGRGTGRAFFRAPIGAEVCGPRFTPDGRALFLSVQHPGEDDDTTYETPLTRWPDFDPGLPPRPSVVVIYRDDNAVIGV, from the coding sequence ATGACCCAAATTGACAAAGACGATATTCCTTCCAGTCCACGCGCAAACGACGGCTCTGTCACAATTGGCAACTTAATTGAGACCCGCCTGTCGCGGCGCATGATGCTGGTAGGTCTTGGCGCATCTGCGCTCAGTTCGGCCTGCGCCACGTCACCCGCAAAAACAAATCATTTGTTGACGGCGGCAAAACCGGCGTCCACCCCATTCACATTCAAAGAGATAGAGCGTGGTTCAGACGGCACACATCACGTGCCAGATGGTTACAAAGCGGATGTCTTGCTACGGTGGGGCGATCCAATTTTCAAAGACGCGCCAGACTTTAACCCGCTCGCCCAGAACAGTAACAGCCAATCACAACAATTTGGCTACAATAATGATTTTATTGGCTTTGTTTCTATGGCCGACGATAGAGGCTTGCTGTGTGTCAATCATGAATATAGCAGCACACGAAACATGTTCCCTGCCGCACAACGCATCAAGAAAGACAAAGCCCGAATTAAAACAGAAATCGCCAGCCAAGGCACCAGCATTGTCGAAATCAATCGTGTCAATAATCGCTGGCAAGTAAAGCGTGATTCCGCACTAAACCGCCGAATTACAGGCGATACACCCATGAATATTTCAGGCCCAGCAGCGGGTCATGCACGGATGAAAACACCCGCTGACCCCTCCGGCAGACGCGTTTTGGGCACGCTAGGTAATTGCGCTGGCGGCATTACGCCTTGGGGCACATATTTAACAGCGGAAGAAAATATTGACGGTTATTTCGGTGGTAAATTGGATAAAGCCCATGCTGAGGCGGATAATCATGCCCGCATGGGTGTGCCCGATGGGCGGCAAGATTGGCATTATGCCGATGACCGTTTTAACGTCAGCATCGCGCCCAATGAAGCAAATCGTTTTGGCTGGATCGTGGAAATTGACCCGTTAGATCCTAACTCAACCCCTAAAAAACGCACAGCGCTGGGACGCTTCAAACATGAAGGTGCTGAAAGCGTTCTGGCACCAGACGGACGCGTTGTTGTTTATATGGGCGATGATCAACGGGGCGATTACCTTTATAAATTTGTTAGCCGCGACCCTTATAATCCTGCCCGTCCCGACCCCGATTTATTAGATCACGGCACACTACACGTGGCCCGTTTTAACGAGAGCGGCGTTGATTGGCTCGCGCTGACCCATGGCCAAGGCCCGCTCACGGCTGAAAATGGATTTAATAGCCAAGCCGATGTGATGATCTCAACGCGTCTCGCTGCGGATGCTTTGGGCGCAACATCCATGGACAGACCCGAAGACGTCCAACCCCATCCTGGCAATGGTCGTGTCTATGTCATGCTGACCAATAATAAAAACCGCTCCGATGCCAATGACGCGCCGCTAAGGACCGCAGTGAATGCCGCAAACCCCAGGGCAGATAACGTCTTTGGTCATATCATCGAAATTATTGAACCAGAGGGTGACTTTGCCGCCACGCGGTCAGAATGGGAATTCCTTGTCAAATGTGGTAATCCAAATGACCCTGCATTTGGTGCCCTTTGGAACCCTGCGACATCAAAAAATGGGTGGTTCTCTGCTCCCGATAACTGCGCCGTTGATCCGCGCGGTGGCCTGTGGATTGCAACAGACGGCAATCCAAAATCGGGGGCTGTTGATGGTCTATGGGCCTTAGAAACTGAAGGCTTGGGCCGCGGAACAGGACGAGCCTTTTTTCGAGCCCCAATCGGTGCAGAAGTCTGTGGGCCGCGCTTCACGCCTGATGGGCGGGCCTTATTTTTATCCGTGCAACACCCTGGCGAAGATGACGATACAACCTATGAAACGCCGCTGACGCGCTGGCCCGATTTTGACCCTGGTCTTCCACCTCGTCCTTCTGTCGTTGTAATCTATCGAGATGATAATGCGGTCATTGGCGTTTAG
- a CDS encoding phytase, producing MKYLLSLSVAAFTLTACATTGSDIDYPAFAVTAAFETPIMASEGDSADDPAIYIAANGTGFIAGTDKQSGLYIYNLDGTQRDYMPIGMINNIDLRDGFSLDGQNYVLMVASDDETNAIVSLLYNATTDQFVTPNGHRLSTGEISPYGICLGRGDDDSFHIGVTTKAGLYAQYEMTEEDGALAINPSRDFSTVKQTEGCVFDDRTGSLYLAVEEGALSHYPMSPRADPVRTEIARINQFGLKADLEGVTLYEDGDIGGYVIVSSQGNNSYGVFSLPDYDFAGRFEIKDGSVDGVSSTDGIAVTSHATPRFPDGFLVVQDDMDDTSPQSDDFKKQNFKVIDWRDIKTQLTR from the coding sequence ATGAAATATTTACTCTCACTGTCTGTCGCTGCTTTTACCCTTACGGCTTGCGCAACAACAGGCTCTGACATTGATTATCCTGCCTTTGCGGTCACGGCCGCATTTGAGACGCCCATTATGGCAAGCGAGGGCGACTCTGCGGATGACCCTGCGATTTATATTGCTGCCAATGGCACGGGCTTCATCGCCGGCACGGATAAGCAGTCTGGATTATATATCTATAATTTGGACGGCACGCAGCGTGATTATATGCCGATTGGCATGATCAATAATATTGATCTGCGCGACGGGTTTTCCTTGGATGGGCAGAACTATGTTTTGATGGTGGCCAGCGATGACGAAACCAACGCGATTGTGTCGCTGCTCTATAATGCCACGACAGATCAGTTCGTAACCCCAAACGGTCACCGTCTCTCAACGGGCGAAATATCCCCTTACGGTATTTGTTTAGGGCGGGGTGATGACGACAGCTTTCATATTGGCGTCACGACGAAAGCGGGCCTCTATGCGCAATATGAGATGACCGAAGAAGACGGTGCCTTGGCAATTAACCCGTCAAGAGACTTCTCAACGGTTAAACAAACCGAAGGCTGCGTTTTTGATGACCGCACAGGCTCACTTTATCTGGCGGTCGAGGAAGGGGCATTATCGCACTATCCGATGAGCCCGAGGGCCGATCCTGTTCGCACAGAGATTGCGAGGATTAATCAGTTCGGTTTGAAAGCTGATTTGGAAGGCGTCACACTCTATGAAGACGGCGACATTGGTGGATACGTTATTGTATCGTCCCAAGGCAATAATAGCTACGGGGTCTTTAGTCTTCCTGATTATGACTTTGCGGGGCGTTTTGAAATTAAAGACGGCAGCGTTGACGGCGTATCAAGCACGGACGGCATCGCGGTGACGTCCCACGCCACGCCGCGCTTTCCCGACGGATTTTTAGTTGTCCAAGACGATATGGATGACACCTCGCCACAGTCAGATGATTTTAAAAAGCAAAATTTTAAAGTTATCGATTGGCGAGACATTAAAACGCAGCTGACACGGTAG